From the Variovorax paradoxus genome, the window AGCGGTCAAGCGCGCGCAGGAGCGTTTCGGCAAGGGCAAGGTCATGACCGGCGAGCAGGTGCGCTGGGGCCTGGAGAACCTGGCGCTCGACCAGAAGAAGCTCGACGCGCTGGGCTTCGCCGGTGTGATGCGCCCGGTGAGCACCTCGTGCCAGGACCACATCGGCTCGACCTGGGCACGCATGGAAACCTGGGACGGCGCCAAATGGAACATCGCGCCCGACTGGTACCAGGCCGACGAGCAGATCATCAAGCCGATGACCAAGGCTGCCGCCGATAAGTACGCGAGCGAGAAGAAACTGACGCGCCGCGAGGCCGCCGACTGCCAGTCTTGAGCTGACCCCCAGTCTTCGCGCACTTCGTGTCGCTTCGCCAACCCCCTTTCAGGGGGCAACACCTGCGGCCCGGCAAAGCCGGTTCCGCGGTGTTGCCCGAAGGGGGGCGGGCCGAGCGGGCATCCGAAAGAACGGCATCGCGCCGGTTCTTTCGAATGCTTCGGACCACACCATGAGCGAACCCAACATCCTTCTCAATGTCAACGGCATCGAGGTCATCTACAACCACGTGATTCTGGTGCTCAAGGGCGTGTCGCTCACGGTGCCCGAAGGCGGCATCGTGGCGCTGCTCGGCGGCAACGGCGCGGGCAAGACGACCACGCTGCGCGCGGTGAGCAACCTGCTCGCGGGCGAACGCGGCGCGGTCACCAAGGGCACCATCGAGCTGCGCGGCGAGCGCATCGAGGCGCTGTCGCCGGCAGAGCTGGTCAAGCGCGGGTTGATCCAGGTGATGGAAGGCCGCCACTGCTTCGCCCACCTGACCATCGAGGAGAACCTGATGACCGGCGCCTACACGCGCACCGACGGCAAGGCCGCGGTGCAGCAGACGCTGGACAAGGTCTATGCCTACTTCCCGCGCCTGAAGACGCGGCGCACCTCGCAGGCGGCCTACACCTCGGGCGGCGAGCAGCAGATGTGCGCCATCGGCCGCGCGCTGATGGCCAACCCGACCATGGTGCTGCTCGACGAGCCATCGATGGGCCTGGCGCCGCAGATCGTGGAGGAGGTGTTCGAGATCGTGAAGGACCTCAACACCAAGGAGCGCGTGACCTTCCTGCTGGCCGAGCAGAACACCAACATGGCGCTGCGCTACGCCGACTACGGCTACATCCTGGAGAACGGCCGCATCGTGATGGACGGCGCGGCACAGAGCCTGCGCGAGAACGAGGACGTGAAGGAGTTCTACCTCGGCGTCGGCGGTGCCGATCGCAAGAGCTTCCGGGATGTGAAGAGCTACAAGCGCCGCAAGCGATGGCTGGCCTGACGCCCCCAGTGTCTTCGCGCACTCCTTGCCGCTTCGCCAACCCTCTCGCCTGCGGCGATCGGCGGCCCGGCAAGGCCGGTTCCGCGGCATTCCTGAAAAACAAGTTGAGCGCCTTGAACCGAACTGAAAGATGAAGGGTACGGACATGACCGACCACTACGACAAGCTCGAGATCCGAGACCCCGCCGAGCGCGAGCGCGACCTGCTGGCCGCGCTGCCGAAGCAGATCGCACAGGCGCAGACCGCCGCACCGGCCTTCGCGAAGATCCTCGACGGCGTGAAGCCCGCCGACGTCACGACGCGCGAGGCACTCGCGAAACTTCCCGTCACGCGCAAGTCGGAATTGCTCGAGCTGCAGAAGGCCCGCCGTGCCGACGACCCGTTCGGCGGGTTCTCGTCGATTGTGCGCGGCCCGCGCATGCCGCGCGTGTTCGCCAGCCCCGGCACGATCTACGAACCCGAAGGCGAGGCGCGCGACTACTGGCGCACCGCGCGCGCGTTGCATGCGGCGGGCTTTCGCAGCGGCGAGCTCATCCACAACAGCTTCAGCTACCACATGACGCCCGCTGGCTCGATCATGGAAAGCGGCGCGCATTCCATGGGCTGCACCGTGTTCGCGGGCGGCACCGGACAGACCGAACAGCAGCTCGAGGCCATGGTCGACCTCAAGCCCGACGGCTACGCGGGCACCCCGAGCTTCCTGAAGATATTGCTGGAGAAGGCCGAGGAGAAAGGGCTGAAGCTGCCCTCGCTCACCAAGGCGCTGGTGTCGGGCGAAGCCTTTCCGCCCAGCCTGCACGACTGGATCGCCGCGCACGGCGTGCAGGGCACGCAGTGCTACGCCACCGCCGACCTCGGCCTCATTGCCTACGAGACCCGCGCGCGCGAGGGCCTCGTGCTCGACGAAAGCGTGCTGGTGGAAATCGTGCGGCCCGGCACCGGCGACCCGGTGTCCGACGGCGAGGTCGGCGAGATCGTGGTGACCAGCTTCAACCCCGACTATCCGCTGGTGCGCTTCGGCACCGGCGACCTCTCGGCCGTGCTGGCCGGCACCTGCCCCACCGGGCGCACCAACAAGCGCATCAAGGGCTGGCTCGGCCGTGCCGACCAGACCACCAAGGTGCGCGGCATGTTCGTGCACCCTTCCCAGGTGGCCGAGGTGATGCGGCGCTTTCCCGAAATACTGCGCGCACGGCTCGTGGTGTCGGGCGAGATGGGCGACGACCTCATGACGCTGAAGCTCGAATGCCAGGGCGCGCCCGAAGGGCTCGACCTGCGCGTCGCCGATGCCGTGCGCGAGGTGACTAAACTTCGCGCCAGCATCGAGCTGGCGGCGCCGGGCAGCCTGCCCAACGACGGCAAGGTGATCGAGGACGCGCGCAGCTACAAGTAGGCGCGGTACAGCCGGCGCGTGACGCCGCACGTGATGGCGACCACCAGCGCCATGTAGACCAGCACCAGCGCGATCACGAAACCCACGATGCCGCCGCCGCTGTAGAAGCTGAACGACATCTTCGCCGCCAGGAACAGCCACGCGAGCGCGATGGCGATGCACGCGACCTGCACCAGCACGAAGGACAGCACCGCCGCGGCCACCGCCCTGAACGGGCGCACAGCCGGCAACGAGGGCCGCGCGCCCAGCCAACCGCCCCAGAAGGCGAGCGCGAATCCGACCAGCAGCGGCAGCACCCAGGCAAGGAGCTGCGCCGCCACGCCGAAGTCCTGTGCCGGAAAGGCCCAACGCGCCGCGGCGAGCCCGCCCCAGAGCTGAAGGGACGAGAACATGGCGGCGACCACGAGCGCGACGCTGCGGCGCGGCAGCACACCGAGAGCCTCGGGCGCATCGACGGCACCGGCGTCCTCCGCGGAGGGCGCCGTGTTTGCAGCGGCGCGGCTTCTTGCCAGCGCGACCCGCGCCGCCAGCCAGACACCCAGCACGAGCACCAGCAGCTGGACCAGCGATTGCAGCGCCGTCACCACGCCCATGAAGGAGCGCGTCGGGTAAGCGAAGACATCCTCGAAGCGCCCACCCGGCATGAACATCACCTGGAATTCGTAGAACAGCGGCGTCAGCGCGTAGTAGTTCAGCACCATCGCCAGCACCCACACGCCGCCGAAGCGCAGCCGCGCATCGTGCGCCAGCGCCACACGGGCCATGCCCAGGCGCTCCAGCGCGTTGCGTGCGTGGCTCCAGGCGAGCGTGGCAACCATCGTCCACGACATCACCATGCCGACCAGCAGCATGATCCAGACACCGGGTGAGGCGTACGCGCTGCGCAACTGATCCGACTCCGGCCTGTCGGGCAGCAGCAGCACGGTCATGTTGATCACGAACATGACCGCATCGAGGCCTATCGCGATGAGCGCGAAGTCGCGGGGAAGGCGCAGCGCGCGCACGAAGGAAGGAGTCGCCGGCATAGGATCACTTTCGCTTTACATCGGGCGTGCCGCAGGGCACGCGAACGCAGCGAGGGTATCGGATGACGGCCGGCGCGCCGTGTAGGTTCAGTTCGCGAGTGCGGCTTTCGCAGGCTCCGGCGGCCTGGACACCGGACCGACATAGACCGACTGCGGACGGATCAGGCGCCCCGTCTTCACCTGCTCGCGCGCATGCGCCAGCCAGCCGGCCACGCGGCCCGCCGCGAACACGCAGGTGAAGCTCTCGCGGCCGAAGCCGAGTGCTTCGAGCAG encodes:
- a CDS encoding ABC transporter ATP-binding protein; translation: MSEPNILLNVNGIEVIYNHVILVLKGVSLTVPEGGIVALLGGNGAGKTTTLRAVSNLLAGERGAVTKGTIELRGERIEALSPAELVKRGLIQVMEGRHCFAHLTIEENLMTGAYTRTDGKAAVQQTLDKVYAYFPRLKTRRTSQAAYTSGGEQQMCAIGRALMANPTMVLLDEPSMGLAPQIVEEVFEIVKDLNTKERVTFLLAEQNTNMALRYADYGYILENGRIVMDGAAQSLRENEDVKEFYLGVGGADRKSFRDVKSYKRRKRWLA
- a CDS encoding phenylacetate--CoA ligase family protein, yielding MTDHYDKLEIRDPAERERDLLAALPKQIAQAQTAAPAFAKILDGVKPADVTTREALAKLPVTRKSELLELQKARRADDPFGGFSSIVRGPRMPRVFASPGTIYEPEGEARDYWRTARALHAAGFRSGELIHNSFSYHMTPAGSIMESGAHSMGCTVFAGGTGQTEQQLEAMVDLKPDGYAGTPSFLKILLEKAEEKGLKLPSLTKALVSGEAFPPSLHDWIAAHGVQGTQCYATADLGLIAYETRAREGLVLDESVLVEIVRPGTGDPVSDGEVGEIVVTSFNPDYPLVRFGTGDLSAVLAGTCPTGRTNKRIKGWLGRADQTTKVRGMFVHPSQVAEVMRRFPEILRARLVVSGEMGDDLMTLKLECQGAPEGLDLRVADAVREVTKLRASIELAAPGSLPNDGKVIEDARSYK